The stretch of DNA CCCCGATCTCGCCGACGCAGCTCAGCAGGACCGCCCCCTCCTGCTGGCGGTTGTCGATGGCGCGTCCGAGGATGGACAGCGTCTCCGCGCTGACGCTGGGGTCCTCGATGCGCTGGAGAGTGTCCATGTCCGCGTTCTCGACGAGGTGGGCCGCCGCCTCGAAGTCCTCCGGCGACACCTCCCGCCGGAAGTCCTTCGTGTCGACCCGGATCCCGAACAGCAGCCCCGTCGCGACGTGTTCGGGGATGTCGACGTCGAACCGACGGAGGTAGTCGACCAGCAGCGTGCTGGTCGCGCCGACGGCGCTCCGGAGGTCGACGTACCGTGCCTCCACGGGGAACCGCGGCGGGTGGTGGTCGATGACGATGTCGATGTCGAGGTCCTCGGGCAGCTGGTCGTTGACGCCCGGCCGGGAGTGGTCCACGAGCGCGAACCCGTCGAACTCGTCCAGTGCGGTCGCGTCGTCGGCCGCGAGGTTCACCAGGTCGTACTCCAGCAGGTTCACGAACGCGCGGTTCTCCTGGTGGGAGATGTCGCCGAAGTAGCAGACCGAGACCGTACAGCCGACGCGCTCCGCGAGTTCGCCCAGTGCGACGGCGCTTGCGATGGCGTCCGGATCGGGGTTGTCGTGGGCGACGATGGCGAGGTGGCCGTCGACATCCCGCAGCACCTGCTGGAGCTTCCGGGCGCGCGCGCCCTCGTCGCCCGTAGTCCGTGCGAGGTGGTCGCTGACGACCGCCTCGGGGTCGACGACGCCGTCCGCGACCTCGGCGAGCCTGTCGCGCTGGTCGGCCGTCGCGTCGAAGCCCGTGTACCCCAGTAGGAAGGCGTCCGGGAACAGCTCCCGGACCGTCGCCGCGGCCGCGACGTTGGTCGCGGGGTCCGTCGTCGCGACGACGACGCTCACCGGATCGACGTCGAGCCCGGCGATCGTCTCCCGGTCGGTGACGTCGCCGACGGTCACGACGGCCCCGTCGGAGCGGAGTGTCTCGGCACGGTGTCTGTCGTCCGTGAGGACGTGGAGCGGGCCGGCGTCGCCGCTGATCGCGCCGACGAGCGACAGTGCGACCGACCCGCCACCCAGGACCAGCCGAGACGGCATAGGTGGCCGTCGGCACCGGAGCGTCTAAAAACCAGTCACTTCAGTCGTTCCTGCAGGAACGAGGGGTGGGCGGCCGTGACGCCGTCCAGGGAGAGGATCTCGTCCTCGATGACGGCCGCCAGCGAATCCCCGTCGGCCGCGCGGACCTCCGCCATCAGCATATGGTCCCCGCTGGAGGTGTACAGCGCCTCGACGGACTCGACGTGCTTCAGTTGCCGAGTCGCCTCGACGTAGCGCTCGCTGGCCACGTCGATCCCCACCATCGCGATGGACTGGCCGGCGAGTTTCTTCGGGTCCACGTCCGCGGAGTAGCCGACGATGACCCCCTCCTCCTCGAGCTTCGTGATGTACTTGCGGACGGTCGGTTTCGACACGTCCGCCCTGTCAGCGATCTCGGCGTAGGAGGCCTGTGCGTCCTCCTCCAACACCGAGAGGATTCGACGCTCCGTGGACTCGGTACTCATACACGTTTGTTTTCGGTCCGTGAAAAAATATCTTCCGAACAG from Haloarcula litorea encodes:
- a CDS encoding DHHA1 domain-containing protein encodes the protein MPSRLVLGGGSVALSLVGAISGDAGPLHVLTDDRHRAETLRSDGAVVTVGDVTDRETIAGLDVDPVSVVVATTDPATNVAAAATVRELFPDAFLLGYTGFDATADQRDRLAEVADGVVDPEAVVSDHLARTTGDEGARARKLQQVLRDVDGHLAIVAHDNPDPDAIASAVALGELAERVGCTVSVCYFGDISHQENRAFVNLLEYDLVNLAADDATALDEFDGFALVDHSRPGVNDQLPEDLDIDIVIDHHPPRFPVEARYVDLRSAVGATSTLLVDYLRRFDVDIPEHVATGLLFGIRVDTKDFRREVSPEDFEAAAHLVENADMDTLQRIEDPSVSAETLSILGRAIDNRQQEGAVLLSCVGEIGDRDALAQAADRLLDLEEVHATMVYGVIDDTIYASARARGADIDLGEAMRDAFGQIGSAGGHADMAGAQITLGMLESVEDRDETLQEVVESVVGARFLEAVQSRSHRLLGHVRTVEYGIDGSTSVLPDDGYREDGE
- the lrpA1 gene encoding HTH-type transcriptional regulator LrpA1, with protein sequence MSTESTERRILSVLEEDAQASYAEIADRADVSKPTVRKYITKLEEEGVIVGYSADVDPKKLAGQSIAMVGIDVASERYVEATRQLKHVESVEALYTSSGDHMLMAEVRAADGDSLAAVIEDEILSLDGVTAAHPSFLQERLK